Within the Pirellulales bacterium genome, the region CGCTATTACGATGCCGCGAAAATCGAGCCGGCCCGCGTGATTGCCTTGCTGCGGGAATTGGAATTTCCGCTGCCGGAAATTGCCGAGATTTTGCGCCAGTGCCGCGCCGAGGCCGATCTGTTTGCTTACCTGCAGCGCCATCAACAAACCCTCGCCGCCAAAGTGGAGCACTACCGGCAAATGGAAGCCCGCTTGGAGCAACTTATTCGTCAACATCAGCAAGCGAGGGTTACCATGAAAAACAGCACATTCGAAGTGGAAGAGAAAGTGGTCGATGCCCTGTGGATGGCCGGCGTCCGCATGCAAGGCCGGTATCGCGATTGCGGCCAAGGGTTTTCGCAAATTGGTCGGCGGCTCGGGCGCTACATCGGCGGTCCTTGTTTCCTATTGCATTACGATGACGAATACAAAGAAGCCGACGCCAATTTCGAAGCCTGCTTTCCACTCCGCCCGGAGGCCAAAAACATCGACGCAAAAAAAACCGCCGGCATTTCCATCCGGCAACTGCCCGGCGGGAAGTGCGTTTGTCTTTTGCACAAAGGACCGTACGAGGAACTGGGCCGCTCGTACGAAAAGATTTTGAAATACATGAAATCCAAGGCCTACAACATCGAAATGCCTACCCGCGAAGTGTATCTCAAAGGGCCGGGAATGATTTTCAAGGGCAATCCGCGAAAGTATCTGACGGAAATCCAGATACTTATCAAAGCCTGATTGTTCAGAAATCTCGTGGCGCCCACCGGAGTGTCCCGCTACAGCCGCTTCCACGCTTGATTGACGCGCAGGTGCCCCGACACATGCACGTTGAGCAACCACAGCCAGACCAATGGCGTCAAAAAGGCCGCCAAATCGGAAATCACAATCAGCCACGCCTTCCACGGAGCGCCGGGTTGGAAAAATAAATTGGCGGCAATGCACCAGCACATCAGGACGCCGATAATCACGGTCCGGATCAAAGGTTCCCGCGGACGACGATCGTTGCCCATCCGCACTTCCAAACTGCCCAGAAAATAACCGAACGCGCCCAGCGCCACCGCCGCGACAACGCCAAAACCCAAAAAAATAATCTCGGTCGTCAAGGCGACGGCTTTCGCCTCCTCCTTGAAATCGTTGCTCGATCGGAGGCTTTGGACTGAAATTAAAATCAGGATGGCGACAATCAGAAAAACACTTGCTCCGATCGAGATTCGCAACCAGCGGCGTTCCAATGCCGACCACACAGTCATGCACAGCAGCCAGCCGACGAGCAGCGCCGTCCAGCCCAGAATGGTTCCGACGATGCCCCACATCAGTAATAACGAAATGGCGCCCGACAAAATGGCGTCTTGAGAGGCCGATCGACTTGCCAGCGTCAGGCCAATCAAAGCCAGGCCGATGCATCCAAACGCAATCCACGACAACAGCAGCGCGTATTTTGTAATTTGCAGCGCCGTTCCCAGGACAAACCAATGCTTGGCCTCTAACACTCCCTCGGTTTCGGCCACCGGAGGAATGTCGGTTCTAGCACCGAGATTATCTCGCGCTTCAAACGTGCGGCGTTCTGGAATCGGCGGCGGAACGGCGGCAGACGTTGTAAACCCGGCGGCCGATTGTCGCGCAGGCGGCGGCGAATTGATCGGCGCCGCAGACTTCGGCACGTAACCCTTGGGCACGGGCGTGGGAGTGTTGACATTTGGCACGCCTGTCGAAACCTTCACTGGCGAAACACTGGCCGGAATCTGCAATTCCGCTTTGCAAGCCGGGCAGCGGCCTTTACGGCCCGCCTGTTCGTCCGGTGCTCGCAGCCGTTTGCCGCACGCAGCGCATTGCACATCAATGGGCACAGTTACCCCCCGGATCAACCAACGTTGCTCAGATTAGCACTGACCAAACGGATGAGAATGTCAACTTCGAAGGCCCTATCTTACCGCCATACCCCGTGAAACTCCAGTCGACAAAAAAACTACGCCGGCGGCTGAGGATCCCGGCGCGCCGGGACATCTACATTTCAAACTGACCCACTACCAAAAAACTACGCTCCCTCGGCTTCGTACGGCAGCATTGCTTGTGCTGATAATCATGCGTGGGCCACTTTCATCACCGTACAACGGTATCAGTCGGCAAAACCGAAGGCCGGAATACGCAGCGAACCACTAGCGGCACATCGCTTTGCTTGTGCGGATAAAATACCGCTTTATAATGGAGCTGAAGAGGCATTTCTGCCGGGCGAGGGAACACGCAGCGAGACGGTCCATGACCACACATCAGGCACGGTTATTATGGGGCGCGTATGTGGTCTTCGCTTGTTGTCTGGCCAGTGGATGGAATGTGAAAGCCTGCCGAGCGGCCGACGATTCGCAAGCTTTTGTTGAAGGGCTGTGCGAGCGGCATTTTTTCGACACGGCCTCAGATTACCTTCGCTCGCAAGCCGCAAATCCTGCCTTGGCGGCCAATCTCAAGGCCGCGATTGCCTATCAACAGGCCGTGGTGTTCATTGCAGGCGCCGATCAAGCGGCCGATGCGCAATCTCGTGATGCGGACCGCCGCCGGGCATGTGCCAAACTCCAGGAATTTCTCTCGGCCAACCCAGATCACGATTTATCCGTTTCAGCACGAGATCGCTTGGGCAATCTTCTCCTGGCACTTGCCGAAAGTAGTTTGGCACAGTCCGAACAGCCCGGCGCCCGTAAGGCAGCGTTGCGGCGCCAGGCTCAAGCCGACGATGCCGCGGCGCGAACAGCGTTTGAAGAATTGGCCCAGCAGTTGCGTGGCCAGCTCGACAAGCTTCCTCAGGGAGACGAACGGGAAGAGCTGGGCGCCCAGTGGTTGGGGGCCAGCGTGAATGCCGGCCGCGCGACTTTTTTCACGGCGTTGGCTACAGAACCGGGTAGCAACGAGCAGAAAAACCTGCTCGTCGATGCGGCCGCCCGGTGCGGCAGTTTGTATCAAAAATACCCCAAGCGCCTGGGAGGCGGCGTGGCTCATTTTTATGAGGGTCGGGCCAATGAAGAACTGGGGGAACAAAAGCTGGCCCTGGCGGCTTACTGCGATTTGATCGACGGGCTTTCAGATTCTGACGCAACCGTGCGCCTCCTGAAAACACAGGCCGTGCTGCGCGCCCAGCGTTTATGGCTGCAAGACCAAAATTACGACGCCCTGGTCGATAAAACATTGTCCTGGGCGAAAAGCGCCCATGGCTCGGAGCTGCAAGATCCCGATTGGTTGGCCGTCAAACTTTCCGCCGCCACCGCCTTGCAAAAGCTTGCGGCCGCACTTCCCAAAAACGATCCCAAAGCCGTTGGCTATGCGCATGATGCCCGCGGTCTAATCACGGAGGTCATCGACTCGAAGAACAGCAACTTGCAAAGCGCCGCGCAAGACTTGTTAGCGCAATTGAGCGGAAACCACGAGGCAAATCCATCGCCACGCCAGTCGCTGTCTCGGCAAGCTTCGTCGCGAACCTCCGCAGGTTCAACGTCCCATGAGGCGTTGCAATTAGCCGCCGACACCAAGGCGCCAGCGACGGCCGATTCCGCCGCAACCGATTCCGATGCTGAAATCACCTCGTTCGACGCGGCCTACGATAAAGCCACTGACGCCACGGAAGAAGTAAAATCCACCCAAGTCGAATTGGATTTTGCCCATCAGGAAGCCCAGCCCGACGCCAAACACATTGCCGAGTTGGAAGCGACGCTCAAAACCCAGCGGGACGAGGCTTTCAAACTCTGCCAGCTGGCCATTTCCTTGGCCAATGCCGCAACCAATATCGAAAAGGTCAATCAAGTTCGCTATTGGCTCTGTTGGTTCCATTACGCCAAGGAAAATTATTACGATGCCGCGGTGCTGGGCGAGTTTCTGGCCCGCAAATACCCCAATTCGGCCAGCGCCTTGCCCGGCGCGCAGGTGGCCTTGGCCTCGCTCGATGCTTTGTATCGCCAGCGCAAGCAAGCTGGTAACGACAATCTTACGTTCGAAACAAACCATCTCTTCGATCTGGCCAATTACGTCATCGGACGCTGGCCTGATGACTCGGAGGCCGCAACCGCGCTGGAAATGCTGGTTTCGATTGCCATTGATGCAGGCGATTACGACAAAGCGAAAGCCATCATCGGGCGTGCTCCCGACGGTTCGGCGGCCCGGTTCAGCGGCGAAGCGAATTTGGGCCAGGCGTTATGGGTCAAGTATTTGCGCGGCATGCAACAACGGCGCGAACAAAAAGCCGCCGCTGCCACAACGGCAACCGCGACATCTCCCACGGACGATCCGCAAGCCAACCGCAACCTCGATGCGCTGCTCCAGCAAGCCCAGCAAGAACTCGAGTTCGGCGTCGGCGGTTTACGCAAGCTGGAAGTGGTCGACGAGCGCGCCATCCTGCCGGCACTTTCTTTGGCGCAGCTTTATCTGAACGCCGGCGACGCCAACAAAGCGGCGACCATCTTGGAAGATCCGAAAATCGGACCTCTCACTTTGCTTAAACAAAAGCATCCGGCCACGCAACCAGAGAACATTGCCGCCGAAATCTATAAAACGGCTCTGTTAGCTTACGTGGCCACGACCCCCCAGCAACTCGACAATGCCGTTGCTTCGATGGACGCGTTGGAGGCTTTGTACGTCCATGACCCGGACGGCCCGGCGCGCTCCATGCAAACCTTGGTCGATATTGCTTTCAACCTGGAACAAAAACTGGACGATCTGAATAGCCGCGGCGAAACCGAGAAGGCGGATGCGACCATTAAAGCCTTCGAAAAGCTGTTGAGCAAAATCTCGCAGCGCCAAGACGCCGCCGATTATCGAACCTTAAATTGGATCGCAGCCACCTACGAAACGTTGGCCAATGGAGCGACGCCGGGCAATCCCACAGATTCCAATGGCTTGCCCGGCACGGAAAAAGCTCCTGCCCAACCCGTGAAGTATTCTCCCGACGCCCAAAACAATTTACAGCAAGCCGTTAAAGCCTACGAAGCAATCTTAGCCAAATCCAAGGACCACGCCGAATTCATGCCCGCCGAGAAGTTGCCCGCCATTCAACGTCGTTTAGCTTTGGACTATCGCGGTCTGGGCAATTACGAAAAATCGATCGCGCTTTTCGCCGACGTGCTCAAAGACAAGCCCTCGATACTGCCTGTGCAAATGGAAGCAGCCTACACCTATCAATGGGGCGGTAAAAGCAATCCCGACTTCTACGTCGCGGCCATCCTCGGCGGAAGAGGACCCTCCGAAAGCGTTTGGGGGTGGAATAAAATATCGCAAAAAACCGCCCGTGACGAACGCTTCCGCGACGCCTTTGACGAAGCCCGCTACAACATGGCGCTGTGTCGTGTGGAATTTGCCGCCACGCGAACCAGCCCCGACGAAAAGCGAAAGCTCCTTGAACTGGCCAAGGGCACCATCCGCGAAACCCAACGCTACGAATCGACTCTGGGCGGCCTAAAATGGAAACCCCAATACGAAAAATTGCTCCGCGAAATTCAAAAAAATTTAGACGAACCCGTGGTCGGCCTGTTGGAATTCGAACCGAAAGAAACTGACGCTCCCGCCCCAAACCAAAAAAACTAAGCCCCGCCGAAAACAAGGAATTGATCCATGCTGCGCCGCACGCTTCTTGTTCTTGCCATTCCGCTCTTCTCCGGCGCTGCGTCGGCCTGGGCCCAGGGAGATTATTACCACGTGCATTTATTTACCGGGCAGCCGGTGCTGGGGCGTCTGGGCGAAATCACCAAGGACAAGGTCGTTTTGCAAGTCTCGCTCACGACGAAAGAATTTCCGGTCAACGAAATTAAATACCTGCAATTGCCCGGCGAGCCGCGCGACCTGATGGAAGCCCGGAACTCATTTCTCGACGGCCACTACGATCAAGCCCTGGATTGGCTCAATAAAATTCCTCCGCCGGCATTGGCCAGCGATGTCGTTCGGCAAGATGTCGATTTCTATCGCGCGCTGGCCAACGCCCGTTTGGCAATCAATGGCGTGGGCGATCCTCGCGCCGCAGGCACCGCTTTAATCGAATTCCTGAAAGCCAACCCCGACAGTTACCACTTCTACGAAGCCAACGAAACCGCCGGCGATTTGCTAATGGCCATCGGTCGTTACGATCAAGCTCCCACCTACTACGGTGCGCTGGCCAACGCACCCTGGCCTGATTACAAGCTGCGGGCGGCGGTGGCGCTGGGCCGCGTACTGGTTGCTCAAGGCAAGTATGACGAAGCCATCCGGCAATTCGACGCCGCACTCGCCACGGACGCTAAAGGGAAAGCCGTCGAAATGCAGTTGCTGGCCGCCCGGGTGGGCAAGGCCAAATGCCTGGAGCAATTAGATCGTGCCAAAGAGGCGGTCGACTTACTCAATGCCGCCATCGATCAAGCGCCCGCCGAAAACAACGACGTTTTTGCCACGGCATACAACGCCTTGGGAAACGCCTATTTGAAATTGAAGCAACCGCAGGAGGCATTGTACGCCTATCTGCACGTCGACGTGCTGTACAATCAATTGCCCGAGCAGCACGCCGAGGCGTTGTATCATCTGAAAGATTTGTGGACCCAAATGAATAAGCCGGATCGCGCCAAAGAAGCCGCCGATACGCTGAAATCTCGCTATCCCACTAGCCCCTGGAATAAATAACGGCCGAATGAAAGCGGGCTCGACTTCCCGCCCAGGGCAACTAGCCAGATTTTATCCTCGCGGATGAAACTGCTGATGAATCCGCTTCAACCGCGACGGATCAACGTGCGTGTAAATTTGCGTGGTGCGAATGCTGGCGTGCCCCAACATTTCCTGCACTTGCCGCAAATCGGCCCCCCCGGCCAGTAAATGCGTGGCAAAGCTGTGCCGTAGCGTGTGCGGGCTGATGCTGGCCGGTGCTCCGATGCGCAACGCATAGCGTTTTACCAGCTCCCAAATTCGCTCCCGCCGCAGCCTCCTGCCGCGCCGGGAAAGCAGCAGCCAACGGGGCGGAATGGCCGCATGTTCAACAATTTTGGGACGTTCGTGAGCCAGATATTCCTGCACGGCCTCCACGGCCCGGCGTCCCAGCGGCACCAGCCGTTCTTTATCTCCCTTGCCGCGTGCCAGGCAAAAGCCTTGCGATAAATGGACGTCGTCCGCTCGCAAATTCGAAACTTCCGAGGCCCGGCAACCGGTGGCGTAGAGCAATTCCAGCAATGCTCGATCGCGCCGCCAGAGCAAATCGTGACCGCGCGGCGCCGCCAGCAATTGCTCGATCATCTCCGGCGACAAAACCTGCGGCACCCGCTCCCACAACTTCTGGCTTCCTAGCAGCTCGGCCAAGTTATCGCGCAGGGCGCCTTCTAGTTGCAAGTAGCGAAAGAACACTTTCAACGACACCAAATGTCGCGCCACGCTGGCGGGCGCCAAGCCCCGGTGGTTGAGGAAAGCCGGATAATCGGCCAGTTCCTTGATCGACAAATCTTGCACCCTTCGCGGTCCGAGCCATTGGGCAAACTTGGCCAAATCGCGCCGATACGCCGCCACGGTGTTGGCCGCTAAATGGCACTCGCTGCGGCTGTAATCGAGAAACATCTCGACCCACCGCCTCACGGGATTACCGGCCGGGGCAGTTCGCACGGGTCCGGGTCGTCGCTTTGCCGTAGACATTTTCTGTTTCCAGGTCTTCCAAACCCCGGCCGATACGAGCCGGGGAACCTGTTGCGCGCATCGGCATCGGCAAGCGGAAACTGAATGTGGTCCGCCATCGTCCGGTAGTCCCCCGCGTTTGCATTCGCTATGATAACGGTTCGATTCGTTCGTAGCGGTTGTAACGACGCCCTCTGTCACCCCTTGATAATTCCACA harbors:
- a CDS encoding MerR family transcriptional regulator; the encoded protein is METGKLFSIGEFSKITGLTVKTLRFYHEQGLLDPSCVDDQTGYRYYDAAKIEPARVIALLRELEFPLPEIAEILRQCRAEADLFAYLQRHQQTLAAKVEHYRQMEARLEQLIRQHQQARVTMKNSTFEVEEKVVDALWMAGVRMQGRYRDCGQGFSQIGRRLGRYIGGPCFLLHYDDEYKEADANFEACFPLRPEAKNIDAKKTAGISIRQLPGGKCVCLLHKGPYEELGRSYEKILKYMKSKAYNIEMPTREVYLKGPGMIFKGNPRKYLTEIQILIKA
- a CDS encoding tetratricopeptide repeat protein produces the protein MLRRTLLVLAIPLFSGAASAWAQGDYYHVHLFTGQPVLGRLGEITKDKVVLQVSLTTKEFPVNEIKYLQLPGEPRDLMEARNSFLDGHYDQALDWLNKIPPPALASDVVRQDVDFYRALANARLAINGVGDPRAAGTALIEFLKANPDSYHFYEANETAGDLLMAIGRYDQAPTYYGALANAPWPDYKLRAAVALGRVLVAQGKYDEAIRQFDAALATDAKGKAVEMQLLAARVGKAKCLEQLDRAKEAVDLLNAAIDQAPAENNDVFATAYNALGNAYLKLKQPQEALYAYLHVDVLYNQLPEQHAEALYHLKDLWTQMNKPDRAKEAADTLKSRYPTSPWNK
- the xerD gene encoding site-specific tyrosine recombinase XerD; amino-acid sequence: MSTAKRRPGPVRTAPAGNPVRRWVEMFLDYSRSECHLAANTVAAYRRDLAKFAQWLGPRRVQDLSIKELADYPAFLNHRGLAPASVARHLVSLKVFFRYLQLEGALRDNLAELLGSQKLWERVPQVLSPEMIEQLLAAPRGHDLLWRRDRALLELLYATGCRASEVSNLRADDVHLSQGFCLARGKGDKERLVPLGRRAVEAVQEYLAHERPKIVEHAAIPPRWLLLSRRGRRLRRERIWELVKRYALRIGAPASISPHTLRHSFATHLLAGGADLRQVQEMLGHASIRTTQIYTHVDPSRLKRIHQQFHPRG